Proteins found in one Pararge aegeria chromosome 12, ilParAegt1.1, whole genome shotgun sequence genomic segment:
- the LOC120628438 gene encoding poxin-like, which translates to MSKRTVVNDVYKGLVEAFQIPAELHERDGKKFASFGSVLPIHCATPEQLAERAETTHHYCDVFTDEVLAPLGELAYVRLDENVAEKVFLNRSKRVLLVSSDGKLAQWRCAPTFESANSYLAGAPIVNKHGALVSVVTARRGNHYAVSAFEGDGGYFATTKHWEVIDKEDDKMYYGDKGFSTREELTAYLHELPPVEVNASAPPKPVLLNGKSPRIALVAENGRQLSHHYLCGVSSDIEYL; encoded by the exons ATGTCAAAGCGGACGGTAGTCAACGACGTGTACAAAGGCTTGGTGGAAGCGTTCCAGATACCTGCGGAACTGCACGAGCGCGATGGCAAGAAGTTCGCGAGCTTCGGCTCCGTGTTACCCATACACTGTGCCACGCCCGAACAG CTCGCGGAGAGAGCGGAGACTACTCACCACTACTGCGACGTGTTCACAGACGAGGTGTTAGCACCACTCGGAGAACTCGCCTACGTGCGCCTCGATGAAAATGTGGCCGAAAAG GTGTTTCTGAACCGCAGCAAGCGTGTCCTACTGGTCTCCAGCGACGGCAAGTTGGCGCAATGGCGGTGCGCACCCACCTTCGAGTCCGCCAACAGCTACCTGGCCGGCGCGCCCATTGTCAACAAGCACGGCGCGCTGGTCTCCGTGGTGACAGCACGACGCGGCAACCATTACGCCGTGTCTGCCTTCGAA GGTGATGGAGGCTACTTCGCAACCACCAAACACTGGGAGGTCATCGACAAAGAAGACGACAAAATGTACTATGGCGACAAAGGTTTCTCGACACGCGAGGAGCTTACTGCATACCTCCACGAACTTCCGCCAGTCGAAGTCAACGCCTCTGCTCCTCCGAAACCTGTCCTGCTGAATGGAAAGTCGCCCAGGATCGCCCTGGTGGCGGAGAATGGGAGACAGCTTTCGCACCACTATTTGTGCGGGGTTTCATCTGACATTGAATATTTGTAA